The Rana temporaria chromosome 13, aRanTem1.1, whole genome shotgun sequence genome has a window encoding:
- the LOC120920351 gene encoding beta-1,4-galactosyltransferase 3-like isoform X2 — protein sequence MTSRTIYSLLLLFCVLMGAISYLYLIGDQKTTTDLVSPGKNESLEPCPGISPYLKGPIQVQLPKSLKLEDVIQENPNVTQGGRYEPADCISKKKTAIVIPQRNRERHLKYLLYNLHPFLQRQQLNYGIYVIQQAGNFTFNRAKLMNVGFKEAMKDEAWDCLFFHDVDLIPEDDRNLYTCDGFPKHVSVAIDKFNYILPYQLCFGGVSALTPEQYEKVNGFSNNYWGWGGEDDDLATRVQIGGMQISRPSVLVGRYKMIQHVRDQGNKENQQRFHLLGQTRGTWRQDGLNTLQYKLQSKELLPLYTKIMVDIGTDKLAPSRR from the exons ATGACCTCCAGAACCATATATAGCCTGCTGCTCCTTTTCTGTGTCCTGATGGGGGCTATATCCTACCTGTACCTCATAGGAGACCAAAAGACGACCACAGACCTCGTGAGTCCAGGAAAAAACGAATCATTGGAGCCTTGCCCGGGGATCTCGCCATATTTAAAAGGGCCAATCCAGGTCCAGTTACCAAAGTCCCTCAAGCTGGAAGACGTGATACAGGAGAACCCCAATGTGACCCAAGGAGGCCGCTACGAGCCCGCCGACTGTATCTCCAAAAAGAAGACCGCCATCGTCATCCCTCAGCGGAACCGAGAGCGCCACCTTAAATACCTCCTGTACAATTTGCACCCGTTCTTGCAACGCCAACAGCTGAACTACGGCATCTACGTCATCCAGCAGGCGGGCAACTTCACTTTTAACCGCGCTAAACTCATGAACGTTGGCTTCAAAGAAGCCATGAAGGACGAGGCCTGGGATTGCTTGTTCTTCCATGACGTGGACCTCATCCCCGAAGACGACCGCAACCTGTACACCTGCGACGGGTTCCCCAAACACGTGTCTGTTGCCATAGACAAGTTTAATTACATTCTGCCCTACCAGTTGTGTTTCGGGGGAGTCTCGGCGTTGACTCCTGAGCAGTATGAAAAAGTCAACGGATTTTCCAACAATTACTGGGGCTGGGGCGGCGAGGACGACGACTTAGCGACACGAGTTCAAATCGGCGGCATGCAGATATCTCGGCCGTCCGTCCTTGTTGGAAGGTATAAAATGATACAGCACGTTCGGGACCAAGGGAACAAGGAAAACCAACAACGGttccaccttctgggacagacaAGGGGGACTTGGAGACAAGACGGTCTAAACACCCTCCAGTATAAACTGCAGTCCAAGGAGCTTCTCCCGCTCTACACCAAAATCATGGTGGACATTGGAACAGATAAACTTGCTCCATCAAGAAG GTGA
- the LOC120920351 gene encoding beta-1,4-galactosyltransferase 3-like isoform X1, which yields MTSRTIYSLLLLFCVLMGAISYLYLIGDQKTTTDLVSPGKNESLEPCPGISPYLKGPIQVQLPKSLKLEDVIQENPNVTQGGRYEPADCISKKKTAIVIPQRNRERHLKYLLYNLHPFLQRQQLNYGIYVIQQAGNFTFNRAKLMNVGFKEAMKDEAWDCLFFHDVDLIPEDDRNLYTCDGFPKHVSVAIDKFNYILPYQLCFGGVSALTPEQYEKVNGFSNNYWGWGGEDDDLATRVQIGGMQISRPSVLVGRYKMIQHVRDQGNKENQQRFHLLGQTRGTWRQDGLNTLQYKLQSKELLPLYTKIMVDIGTDKLAPSRR from the coding sequence ATGACCTCCAGAACCATATATAGCCTGCTGCTCCTTTTCTGTGTCCTGATGGGGGCTATATCCTACCTGTACCTCATAGGAGACCAAAAGACGACCACAGACCTCGTGAGTCCAGGAAAAAACGAATCATTGGAGCCTTGCCCGGGGATCTCGCCATATTTAAAAGGGCCAATCCAGGTCCAGTTACCAAAGTCCCTCAAGCTGGAAGACGTGATACAGGAGAACCCCAATGTGACCCAAGGAGGCCGCTACGAGCCCGCCGACTGTATCTCCAAAAAGAAGACCGCCATCGTCATCCCTCAGCGGAACCGAGAGCGCCACCTTAAATACCTCCTGTACAATTTGCACCCGTTCTTGCAACGCCAACAGCTGAACTACGGCATCTACGTCATCCAGCAGGCGGGCAACTTCACTTTTAACCGCGCTAAACTCATGAACGTTGGCTTCAAAGAAGCCATGAAGGACGAGGCCTGGGATTGCTTGTTCTTCCATGACGTGGACCTCATCCCCGAAGACGACCGCAACCTGTACACCTGCGACGGGTTCCCCAAACACGTGTCTGTTGCCATAGACAAGTTTAATTACATTCTGCCCTACCAGTTGTGTTTCGGGGGAGTCTCGGCGTTGACTCCTGAGCAGTATGAAAAAGTCAACGGATTTTCCAACAATTACTGGGGCTGGGGCGGCGAGGACGACGACTTAGCGACACGAGTTCAAATCGGCGGCATGCAGATATCTCGGCCGTCCGTCCTTGTTGGAAGGTATAAAATGATACAGCACGTTCGGGACCAAGGGAACAAGGAAAACCAACAACGGttccaccttctgggacagacaAGGGGGACTTGGAGACAAGACGGTCTAAACACCCTCCAGTATAAACTGCAGTCCAAGGAGCTTCTCCCGCTCTACACCAAAATCATGGTGGACATTGGAACAGATAAACTTGCTCCATCAAGAAGGTGA
- the LOC120921214 gene encoding beta-1,4-galactosyltransferase 3-like isoform X1: MPRNTQTLAARRTIDICYLSDFYTWIGENSQMTTRKIKFLLFLIWVQLGVIVFLFCKIYDRTTKVDVIPRMNRSQPCPAISPYIKGRIQVYLPKPLRLEDVIEKNPSVTQGGRYKPPDCIPKKKTAIIIPYRNREDHLKYLLYNLHPFLQRQQLNYGIYVIQQAGNFLFNRAKLMNVGFKEAMRDEAWDCLFFHDVDLIPEDDRNLYTCDGFPKHASVAIDKFNYTLPYRSSFGGVSALTPEQYQKVNGFSNSYWGWGGEDDDFSSRIQYSGMRISRPSALVGRYKMIRHTPDKGNKQNPQRFFLLRRTLRTWRQDGLSSLKYKVLFKELLPLYTKITVNIGTNKRVPSRR; encoded by the coding sequence ATGCCGAGGAACACACAAACACTTGCTGCTCGCCGGACGATAGATATCTGCTATCTGTCGGATTTTTACACCTGGATTGGAGAGAACAGCCAAATGACCACCAGAAAGATAAAGTTCCTGCTGTTCCTTATCTGGGTCCAGCTGGGGGTTATAGTCTTCCTGTTCTGCAAGATATACGACAGGACGACCAAAGTCGACGTGATTCCAAGAATGAATCGTTCCCAGCCTTGCCCGGCGATCTCGCCATATATAAAAGGTCGAATCCAGGTCTACCTACCAAAGCCCCTCAGACTGGAAGATGTGATAGAGAAGAACCCTAGTGTGACACAAGGAGGCCGCTACAAGCCCCCCGACTGTATCCCCAAAAAGAAGACCGCCATCATTATCCCTTACCGGAACAGAGAGGACCACCTTAAATACCTCTTGTACAATCTGCACCCGTTCTTGCAACGCCAACAGCTGAACTACGGCATCTACGTCATCCAGCAGGCGGGCAACTTCCTTTTCAACCGCGCTAAACTCATGAACGTTGGCTTCAAAGAAGCCATGAGGGACGAGGCCTGGGACTGCTTGTTCTTCCATGACGTGGACCTCATCCCCGAAGACGACCGCAACCTGTACACCTGTGACGGGTTCCCCAAACACGCGTCTGTTGCCATAGACAAGTTTAATTACACTCTGCCCTACAGGTCCAGCTTCGGAGGAGTCTCGGCGTTGACTCCTGAGCAGTATCAAAAAGTCAACGGATTTTCGAACAGTTACTGGGGGTGGGGCGGCGAGGACGATGACTTCTCTTCTCGAATTCAGTATAGTGGCATGAGGATATCTCGGCCGTCGGCACTTGTTGGAAGGTATAAAATGATACGGCATACTCCAGACAAAGGGAACAAGCAAAACCCGCAACGGTTCTTTCTTCTGAGAAGGACCTTAAGGACTTGGAGACAAGACGGGCTAAGCTCCCTCAAATATAAAGTGCTGTTCAAGGAGCTTCTCCCGCTCTACACCAAAATCACGGTAAACATTGGAACTAATAAACGCGTTCCATCAAGAAGGTGA
- the LOC120921214 gene encoding beta-1,4-galactosyltransferase 3-like isoform X2, whose amino-acid sequence MNRSQPCPAISPYIKGRIQVYLPKPLRLEDVIEKNPSVTQGGRYKPPDCIPKKKTAIIIPYRNREDHLKYLLYNLHPFLQRQQLNYGIYVIQQAGNFLFNRAKLMNVGFKEAMRDEAWDCLFFHDVDLIPEDDRNLYTCDGFPKHASVAIDKFNYTLPYRSSFGGVSALTPEQYQKVNGFSNSYWGWGGEDDDFSSRIQYSGMRISRPSALVGRYKMIRHTPDKGNKQNPQRFFLLRRTLRTWRQDGLSSLKYKVLFKELLPLYTKITVNIGTNKRVPSRR is encoded by the exons ATGAATCGTTCCCAGCCTTGCCCGGCGATCTCGCCATATATAAAAG GTCGAATCCAGGTCTACCTACCAAAGCCCCTCAGACTGGAAGATGTGATAGAGAAGAACCCTAGTGTGACACAAGGAGGCCGCTACAAGCCCCCCGACTGTATCCCCAAAAAGAAGACCGCCATCATTATCCCTTACCGGAACAGAGAGGACCACCTTAAATACCTCTTGTACAATCTGCACCCGTTCTTGCAACGCCAACAGCTGAACTACGGCATCTACGTCATCCAGCAGGCGGGCAACTTCCTTTTCAACCGCGCTAAACTCATGAACGTTGGCTTCAAAGAAGCCATGAGGGACGAGGCCTGGGACTGCTTGTTCTTCCATGACGTGGACCTCATCCCCGAAGACGACCGCAACCTGTACACCTGTGACGGGTTCCCCAAACACGCGTCTGTTGCCATAGACAAGTTTAATTACACTCTGCCCTACAGGTCCAGCTTCGGAGGAGTCTCGGCGTTGACTCCTGAGCAGTATCAAAAAGTCAACGGATTTTCGAACAGTTACTGGGGGTGGGGCGGCGAGGACGATGACTTCTCTTCTCGAATTCAGTATAGTGGCATGAGGATATCTCGGCCGTCGGCACTTGTTGGAAGGTATAAAATGATACGGCATACTCCAGACAAAGGGAACAAGCAAAACCCGCAACGGTTCTTTCTTCTGAGAAGGACCTTAAGGACTTGGAGACAAGACGGGCTAAGCTCCCTCAAATATAAAGTGCTGTTCAAGGAGCTTCTCCCGCTCTACACCAAAATCACGGTAAACATTGGAACTAATAAACGCGTTCCATCAAGAAGGTGA